Proteins from a genomic interval of Anolis sagrei isolate rAnoSag1 chromosome 1, rAnoSag1.mat, whole genome shotgun sequence:
- the LOC132762536 gene encoding extracellular tyrosine-protein kinase PKDCC-like: MDNLGSGRCLVRSPPPESPFPLYGLPSLPLALAGCFSPWLAMPGPGPGLGALLAAPLLLALTLVLSSPWPPWDPPPPQPRSLTQELEQRQRDLSTLAASLEEEEEEGQKEGWLGCAELSGARVLGLAGAGITKLVLRVGLGGRAGGGGEVALKAVHWAGGDVQGCVRHYGHFGGCYRLAAAKLRKEAALLRRLDHPGIVKLLGQCSDSSLSGPEMKVVTMLELGKPLEMIQLLQTPWEERFKICLDLIELLYYMANSPLGSIALLDFQPRQFVLVNGSLKVTDLDDVTTTELPCQVDEDCMLEFPTKNFSLQCTVQGKCEGINEKRNLFNAYRYFFTYLLPHTAPLALQPILKDILNATGDLRYGVNETLRAFQKVLHLYKSGLYLQRKTSNLREYIALKGFHTTDTEDYKCWPSNSHLGCMLSVHNAEEAATICNSHPQCQHFTITPQRTWTGRPLALFQSNLSDLIPGGPMVVYVKRSTASKRSFFQEA, from the exons atggataacCTGGGGTCTGGGCGGTGCCTGGTGAGGAGCCCGCCTCCCGAGTCTCCCTTTCCTTTATATGGCCTCCCGAGCCTCCCACTCGCCCTGGCTGGCTGCTTCTCCCCTTGGCTCGCCATGCCAGGGCCAGGGCCAGGGCTTGGGGCGCTCTTGGCCGCTCCCCTCCTTCTGGCCTTGACCCTGGTCCTGTCCAGCCCTTGGCCCCCCTGGGACCCTCCTCCTCCGCAGCCCCGGAGCTTGACGCAGGAGCTGGAGCAGCGGCAGCGAGACCTGAGCACCttggctgcttctttggaggaggaggaggaggaagggcagaAGGAGGGCTGGCTGGGCTGCGCGGAGCTGAGCGGCGCCCGGGTTTTGGGCTTGGCGGGCGCAGGGATCACGAAACTGGTGCTGAGGGTGGGCCTGGGAGGGAGGGCTGGCGGCGGAGGAGAGGTGGCCCTCAAGGCCGTGCATTGGGCCGGAGGGGACGTCCAGGGCTGCGTCCGGCACTATGGACACTTCGGAGGCTGCTACCGACTGGCCGCTGCCAAGCTGAGGAAGGAGGCGGCGTTGCTGCGGAGGCTGGACCACCCGGGCATCGTCAAG CTTCTAGGTCAGTGCTCTGACAGTAGCCTCAGTGGTCCTGAAATGAAAGTGGTCACCATGCTGGAGTTGGGAAAGCCTTTGGAGATGATTCAGCTCCTGCAAACCCCCTGGGAAGAACGATTTAAA ATTTGCTTGGATCTGATAGAACTTCTTTATTACATGGCAAATTCTCCTCTCGGTTCCATTGCCCTTCTGGATTTCCAGCCCAGGCAGTTTGTTCTGGTGAATGGAAGCCTGAAAGTTACAGACTTGGACGATGTGACCACCACAGAACTGCCATGCCAGGTGGATGAGGACTGTATGCTCGAATTCCCCACAAAAAACTTCTCTCTCCAATGCACTGTGCAGGGGAAGTGTGAAGGTATTAACGAAAAAAGAAATCTCTTCAATGCATACCG GTATTTCTTCACATACCTCTTACCACATACTGCACCCCTAGCTTTGCAACCCATTCTGAAGGACATCTTGAATGCCACAG GTGATTTGCGATATGGAGTCAATGAAACTCTGAGAGCCTTTCAGAAAGTTTTGCATTTGTACAAGTCTGGTCTTTATCTTCAGAGGAAAACATCTAATTTAAGAG AATACATTGCCCTAAAGGGATTCCACACTACAGACACAGAAGACTATAAGTGTTGGCCATCGAACAGCCATTTGGGATGCATGCTCTCTGTTCACAATGCAGAGGAAGCTGCCACCATTTGCAATTCCCATCCACAGTGTCAACACTTTACTATCACTCCGCAGAGGACATGGACAG GTCGTCCACTTGCTTTGTTTCAAAGCAACCTGTCTGACCTAATTCCAGGGGGTCCCATGGTGGTTTATGTTAAACGATCTACAGCCTCAAAGAGAAGTTTCTTCCAGGAAGCATGA